One window of the Candidatus Wolbachia massiliensis genome contains the following:
- the secY gene encoding preprotein translocase subunit SecY produces MSSKSAFNRLDPTLLYKGDLLKRIFFTLIALICYRLGTYVPIPGINLDIINDIFPKEGSGVFGVFNLFSGGALARMTILALNVMPYIVASIVMQLLSSAVKGINEVKNDGELGRRKMNSYIRYMTIVFCVFQSITILIGLERMNREGALVVIEPGVMFRTVGVFSLLGGTMFLIWLGEQISASGVGNGISLIIFTGIISELHSAFSSLLTLNKSGSISLFIILFVLAVFFLLLLLVIFIESSYRKVTVQYPKKQFRKLYNDDFTYIPLKINLSGVIPTIFANAILLTPVSIANFYKGHVFSDFIINYFISNKVVYIIAYLVLIVFFNFFYTNFIFNPEENADFLKKNGGFIPGRRPGKHTSDYLQDIVFKLTFIGSAYLVVICTVPEVMRYYYDIPFIFGGTSLLIIVNVITDTIMQIQSYIFSNKYDGWIKKYGSKTRKLR; encoded by the coding sequence ATGAGCAGCAAGTCCGCATTCAATAGGTTGGATCCTACATTATTATATAAAGGTGATTTATTGAAGCGTATATTTTTTACGCTAATAGCTTTAATTTGTTATCGGTTAGGTACTTATGTACCTATTCCTGGAATTAATCTTGATATAATTAATGATATATTTCCTAAGGAAGGATCTGGTGTTTTTGGAGTATTTAATTTATTTTCTGGCGGTGCATTGGCTAGGATGACAATTTTAGCGTTAAATGTTATGCCGTATATAGTTGCATCCATAGTTATGCAGTTGTTATCTTCTGCTGTTAAAGGAATTAATGAAGTTAAAAATGATGGAGAATTAGGACGTCGAAAGATGAATTCTTACATACGTTATATGACCATAGTGTTTTGTGTATTTCAATCAATTACTATTCTAATTGGACTGGAAAGAATGAACAGGGAAGGGGCATTAGTAGTAATAGAACCTGGTGTTATGTTTCGTACAGTAGGCGTCTTTAGCCTCTTAGGTGGAACGATGTTTCTAATATGGCTTGGTGAACAAATCAGTGCTAGCGGTGTAGGTAATGGTATCTCATTAATCATCTTTACGGGTATAATATCAGAACTGCATAGTGCTTTTTCATCCCTGTTAACGTTAAATAAAAGCGGTAGCATATCATTATTTATCATCCTTTTTGTTTTGGCGGTATTTTTTTTACTGTTGCTTTTGGTTATTTTTATAGAGTCTTCTTATAGAAAAGTCACTGTTCAATATCCTAAAAAGCAGTTTAGAAAATTATATAATGATGATTTTACTTATATCCCATTAAAGATTAATTTGTCTGGTGTAATACCGACTATTTTTGCAAATGCGATTTTATTAACACCTGTTTCAATTGCAAACTTCTATAAGGGGCACGTTTTTTCTGATTTTATTATAAACTACTTTATATCAAATAAAGTAGTTTATATTATAGCTTACTTGGTGCTTATAGTATTTTTTAATTTTTTCTATACTAATTTTATATTTAATCCAGAGGAAAACGCTGATTTTCTTAAAAAAAATGGTGGGTTCATACCTGGTAGAAGGCCTGGAAAACATACTTCTGATTATCTGCAGGATATAGTTTTTAAATTAACGTTTATTGGTTCTGCATATTTGGTGGTTATATGTACTGTGCCTGAAGTTATGAGGTATTATTATGATATACCGTTTATTTTTGGTGGGACGAGCTTATTGATTATAGTTAACGTTATTACTGACACTATTATGCAAATACAATCCTATATCTTTTCAAATAAGTATGATGGCTGGATAAAAAAATATGGGTCTAAGACAAGGAAGTTAAGATGA
- a CDS encoding adenylate kinase family protein, producing the protein MIITIFGPPGSGKGTQSSLLIAKYNLMLISVGDLLRNIISGNSELGRKIKDTVKSGNLIQDEVICELLRDQLVLMNDSFLLDGFPRNLNQARFLTQVLLERYNRDVDIVIELQLDDKVAIDRLKDRLVCLDCKSIYSISSFKDNDLVCMKCKSTKLERRIDDSDLSAINRRISEYYIQIKSLREYYKDKLLTVNANLNVGQVKQEIENKISCNLV; encoded by the coding sequence ATGATTATTACAATTTTTGGTCCTCCTGGTTCCGGTAAAGGTACTCAATCAAGCTTGTTAATAGCAAAGTATAACTTGATGTTAATTTCAGTAGGGGACTTATTGAGGAACATTATATCTGGTAATAGCGAATTAGGTAGAAAAATAAAAGATACCGTAAAATCTGGTAATTTGATACAAGATGAAGTGATATGTGAGTTGTTACGTGATCAGCTTGTATTGATGAATGATAGCTTTTTGTTGGATGGTTTTCCAAGAAATCTAAATCAAGCTCGTTTTTTAACTCAAGTTTTGCTGGAGAGGTATAATAGAGATGTGGATATTGTCATTGAGTTACAGCTTGACGATAAGGTTGCAATTGATAGATTAAAGGATCGTCTTGTGTGTTTGGATTGTAAGAGTATATACAGCATATCTTCTTTTAAGGATAATGATCTTGTTTGTATGAAGTGTAAAAGTACAAAGCTGGAAAGAAGAATTGATGATTCTGACTTATCTGCAATTAATAGGAGGATAAGCGAGTATTACATCCAAATAAAGAGTTTACGTGAATATTATAAGGATAAGCTATTAACGGTTAACGCTAATCTTAATGTTGGTCAGGTGAAACAAGAGATTGAAAACAAAATTTCTTGTAATTTAGTTTGA
- the rpsM gene encoding 30S ribosomal protein S13 — protein MARIAGVNVPVKKCVPFALTYIYGIGIATANAICHACGIDKSKRVSELRDIDIEKISSFIRQNYSIEGERRKEVAMNIKSLVEMGCYRGVRHRKGLPVRGQRTHTNAKTRKGRSRLPIAGKK, from the coding sequence GTGGCACGTATTGCAGGTGTAAATGTTCCAGTCAAGAAATGTGTTCCTTTTGCATTAACTTATATATATGGTATAGGTATTGCTACTGCAAATGCAATTTGTCATGCTTGTGGAATTGATAAGAGCAAACGTGTTTCAGAATTACGAGATATAGATATAGAAAAGATCAGCAGTTTCATTAGGCAAAATTATTCTATAGAGGGTGAGCGTAGGAAAGAAGTCGCTATGAATATAAAGTCTTTAGTGGAAATGGGGTGCTATAGAGGAGTAAGACACAGGAAAGGTTTACCTGTAAGGGGACAGAGGACTCATACTAATGCTAAAACGCGTAAAGGTAGATCTCGTTTACCTATTGCTGGGAAAAAATAA
- the rpsK gene encoding 30S ribosomal protein S11 → MKKVRTVSKSARKFVTGVVHIRATFNNTFINVTDVQGNTLYQTSVGAHGFSGSRKSTPYAAGKASESAAKIAVEKFGMKVVSVIIHGPGFGAESAVKALQGCGLTVTSIADKTAIPHNGCRLRKKRRV, encoded by the coding sequence ATGAAAAAGGTCAGAACAGTTAGTAAAAGTGCAAGAAAGTTTGTTACTGGGGTTGTACATATTCGTGCAACTTTTAATAACACTTTCATAAATGTAACTGATGTTCAGGGTAACACTTTATACCAAACTTCTGTAGGTGCGCATGGTTTCTCAGGTTCAAGGAAATCTACACCTTATGCTGCAGGTAAAGCTTCGGAGTCTGCTGCAAAAATTGCAGTAGAGAAATTTGGTATGAAAGTTGTTTCTGTGATAATTCATGGTCCTGGTTTTGGTGCCGAATCTGCAGTTAAAGCACTTCAAGGCTGTGGGTTAACAGTAACTTCAATTGCAGATAAAACTGCAATTCCTCATAATGGGTGTAGGCTAAGAAAAAAAAGAAGAGTATAG
- a CDS encoding DNA-directed RNA polymerase subunit alpha, translated as MYYNGGVSVFGSVDELTKPHSIKVMPGDSSEKGDIVLEPLESGFALTLGNALRRVMLSSLIGSAVYGIKIEGVTHEFTSIQGVREDVTDIVLNMGMLKCKLNGTSNKCLNLSAKGPCKVLAGMIETDDQCSIVNKELLICTLGQNVELNMTMYVGSGKGYLPVTKYKENEFLKLMNEQDLIGFIPVNALYSPVNRVSYRVENSRVGQVTDKDKLILSVETDGTISPSQAVDSAARILQEQLQPFVSSDVSYKKSQVSSPSSCKDLGYDPILLRKVDEMELSVRSHNCLKNECITYIGELVQRTESEMLRTANFGRKSLNEIKTVLNNFGLSLGMDISNWPPKDIDELARQHADED; from the coding sequence ATGTATTATAATGGCGGTGTTTCTGTTTTTGGTAGTGTGGATGAATTGACTAAACCTCATTCAATCAAGGTAATGCCAGGTGATTCAAGTGAAAAAGGTGATATAGTATTAGAACCGTTGGAAAGTGGCTTTGCTTTAACCTTAGGTAATGCATTAAGGCGTGTAATGCTATCTTCTCTTATAGGTAGTGCTGTTTATGGGATCAAGATTGAAGGTGTAACTCATGAATTTACTTCAATTCAAGGAGTAAGGGAAGACGTAACTGATATAGTGTTGAATATGGGTATGTTGAAGTGTAAATTGAATGGCACTTCTAATAAATGCTTAAATTTAAGTGCTAAAGGACCTTGTAAGGTATTAGCTGGAATGATAGAGACTGATGATCAGTGCTCTATTGTCAATAAAGAGTTACTGATATGTACGCTGGGGCAGAATGTAGAGCTCAACATGACTATGTATGTGGGTAGTGGAAAAGGTTACCTTCCTGTAACTAAATATAAAGAGAATGAATTTTTAAAGCTTATGAATGAGCAAGATCTCATTGGTTTTATTCCGGTTAATGCTTTGTATAGTCCTGTAAACAGAGTTTCATATAGAGTGGAGAATAGCCGTGTTGGTCAGGTGACTGATAAGGATAAGTTGATATTATCAGTTGAGACTGACGGTACGATTTCTCCGAGTCAAGCTGTTGACTCTGCTGCAAGGATATTACAGGAGCAACTTCAGCCTTTTGTCAGTTCTGATGTAAGTTACAAGAAATCACAGGTTTCTTCGCCTAGTAGTTGTAAAGATTTGGGTTACGATCCTATCTTATTACGCAAAGTAGATGAAATGGAGTTGTCTGTTAGGTCACACAATTGCTTGAAGAATGAATGCATTACTTATATAGGTGAACTTGTACAAAGAACGGAGAGTGAAATGTTAAGAACTGCTAATTTTGGCAGAAAGTCTTTAAATGAGATTAAAACAGTTTTAAATAATTTTGGCTTGTCTTTGGGCATGGATATTTCGAATTGGCCACCTAAAGATATAGATGAATTGGCTAGACAACATGCTGATGAAGATTAG
- the rplQ gene encoding 50S ribosomal protein L17: protein MKHRIKKRKLSRRTEHRLSMLKNLSISLINHEQIETTLPKAKELRPYVEKFITIAKNSNTLHGRKLLLSRLHSNKLVVDKLLSVLASRYQDRKGGYSRIMKCGIRKGDCASMAVIELVDRDITAKGGIYSKNKERNKVATKN, encoded by the coding sequence ATGAAACATAGAATAAAAAAGCGTAAGCTATCTCGTCGCACTGAGCATAGGTTATCGATGTTAAAAAATCTGTCTATCTCATTAATTAACCATGAACAGATTGAAACTACTTTACCAAAAGCTAAGGAGCTTCGCCCATATGTGGAAAAGTTTATTACAATTGCTAAGAATAGCAATACTCTACATGGTAGAAAACTTTTACTTTCACGTCTACATAGTAATAAGTTAGTAGTTGATAAGTTGCTAAGCGTTTTAGCTAGTCGTTATCAAGATCGTAAAGGTGGGTATTCTAGAATAATGAAATGTGGTATTCGAAAGGGTGATTGTGCTTCAATGGCAGTGATAGAACTGGTTGATAGGGATATTACAGCAAAAGGTGGGATTTATAGCAAAAATAAAGAAAGAAACAAAGTAGCTACAAAAAATTAG
- a CDS encoding YraN family protein — MVNKLHYFIGYFGELLVLAYLKLKWYNIIKHRYRCKFGEIDLIVSKKKELIFIEVKTSLFGEEIPISYLQCRSITNSSKYFLSKNLGLLGYSVRYDLCFLSLKRGPVYIKNAWIEE, encoded by the coding sequence ATGGTAAATAAGCTACACTATTTTATAGGTTATTTTGGTGAGTTATTAGTTTTAGCATATTTAAAGCTGAAATGGTATAATATTATAAAACACCGTTATCGTTGTAAGTTCGGTGAAATTGACTTGATTGTATCTAAAAAGAAGGAGCTGATTTTTATAGAAGTTAAAACAAGTCTATTTGGAGAAGAGATACCAATATCTTATCTTCAATGTAGGTCTATTACCAATTCCTCTAAATATTTTCTCAGTAAGAACCTTGGTTTATTAGGTTATTCGGTAAGGTATGATTTATGTTTTCTTTCCCTAAAAAGAGGACCTGTCTATATAAAAAATGCTTGGATTGAAGAGTGA
- the atpH gene encoding ATP synthase F1 subunit delta, which produces MKRTQYNNLISSYARVLFYVSENKLGTVRKEVEFLLAFFKDQRDVYMYLSHPMISLACKKGAILSIKKNLSENLVKFIMVMFANRRSGLLILVLEKFLNLVRENENEWEIIIKSAETLKESDIKIITESLSFLGKIIKVNNVIDPSILGGFVVKYGFNLIDASLKSYLDRLVDLSRMEISKIRDCV; this is translated from the coding sequence ATGAAAAGGACCCAATACAATAATTTAATTTCGTCTTACGCTAGAGTGTTGTTTTATGTTTCAGAAAATAAGCTAGGTACTGTAAGAAAAGAAGTAGAGTTTTTGTTGGCTTTTTTTAAAGATCAGCGAGATGTTTATATGTATCTATCTCATCCTATGATTTCTCTTGCATGTAAAAAAGGAGCAATACTTTCTATAAAGAAGAACTTAAGTGAGAACTTAGTGAAATTTATTATGGTTATGTTTGCAAACAGGCGTTCTGGTTTATTAATCCTTGTATTAGAAAAGTTCTTGAATCTTGTGAGAGAAAATGAAAATGAATGGGAAATCATTATAAAGTCAGCGGAAACTTTAAAGGAATCCGATATAAAAATAATTACTGAATCTTTGAGCTTTCTTGGTAAAATAATAAAAGTGAACAATGTGATTGACCCTTCTATACTAGGTGGTTTTGTAGTGAAGTATGGCTTTAATTTGATTGATGCTTCGCTGAAAAGTTACTTGGATAGGTTGGTTGATTTGAGTAGAATGGAAATATCAAAAATAAGGGATTGTGTATGA
- the atpA gene encoding F0F1 ATP synthase subunit alpha, with protein sequence MKNNINASEVVKIIKEKVEAFDNPIKRENVGEVISVTDGIALVYGLEKAKFGEKVFFANGVEGIVLDLDHDTAGIVVLGNDRDVKEGDVVKCSGDVVQVPVGHELLGRVVNALGHPIDNGGEIGAKNKMNIESKAPGIIDRKSVHEPLQTGIKMIDLLIPIGRGQRELIIGDRQIGKTTIALDTIINQKKINDEVDKNQKVYCVYVAIGQKISTVAKVVNKLKESGALEYTTVVVASASDCAPMQFLAPYAGCTIGEFFRDNGMHCLVVYDDLSKHAVAYRQMSLLLRRPPGREAYPGDIFYVHSRLLERAAKMSDEKGQGSLTALPIIETQAGDVSAYVPTNVISITDGQIFLESELFHKGFRPAVNIGLSVSRVGSAAQLKSVKKVAGSIKLNLAQYRELEDFAKFGSDLDASVQLSLNKGKYLVELLKQRQHLPMPIEEQVVLMYIFSNLYDQLSKIQISDIHKFKYDLISYFHTTHPGVLKKLSNSMSDGIKDDIFNIVSSFITQFICV encoded by the coding sequence ATGAAAAACAATATAAATGCTTCTGAAGTGGTAAAGATAATAAAAGAAAAAGTTGAGGCGTTTGATAATCCTATAAAGCGAGAGAATGTAGGTGAAGTAATTTCAGTAACTGATGGTATTGCATTGGTTTATGGACTTGAAAAAGCAAAATTCGGTGAAAAGGTATTTTTTGCAAATGGTGTAGAAGGGATAGTTCTTGATTTAGATCACGATACGGCCGGGATAGTGGTGCTTGGTAATGATCGCGACGTGAAAGAAGGGGACGTTGTAAAATGCAGTGGTGATGTTGTACAGGTGCCTGTCGGGCATGAATTATTGGGAAGAGTTGTAAATGCGTTAGGCCATCCTATAGACAATGGTGGAGAAATTGGAGCTAAGAACAAAATGAATATAGAGTCTAAAGCACCAGGCATTATCGATCGTAAGTCTGTGCATGAACCCCTACAAACGGGAATTAAAATGATAGATTTGTTAATTCCAATAGGTAGAGGGCAACGTGAGTTAATTATTGGTGATAGGCAGATCGGGAAGACTACTATTGCGCTTGATACTATTATTAATCAAAAGAAAATTAATGACGAAGTGGATAAAAATCAAAAAGTTTACTGTGTTTATGTTGCTATTGGACAAAAAATTTCAACAGTAGCAAAAGTGGTAAATAAGCTAAAAGAAAGTGGAGCATTAGAGTATACAACTGTAGTTGTGGCTAGCGCATCTGACTGTGCACCTATGCAATTTTTGGCACCTTACGCTGGTTGCACTATTGGAGAGTTTTTCCGTGATAATGGAATGCATTGCTTGGTGGTATATGATGATTTATCTAAGCATGCTGTAGCATATAGGCAGATGTCCTTGCTACTTAGACGTCCTCCTGGACGTGAAGCTTATCCTGGAGATATATTCTATGTACATTCTCGTTTGCTTGAAAGAGCTGCTAAAATGTCTGATGAAAAAGGGCAGGGGTCTCTCACTGCTTTGCCAATTATTGAAACTCAGGCTGGTGATGTGTCCGCATATGTTCCAACCAACGTGATTTCGATTACTGATGGACAGATCTTTCTTGAGTCTGAATTATTTCACAAAGGTTTTCGTCCTGCAGTAAATATAGGTTTATCAGTTTCACGGGTTGGTTCTGCTGCACAATTAAAATCTGTGAAAAAAGTTGCTGGTTCTATAAAATTAAATCTAGCTCAATATAGGGAATTAGAAGATTTTGCAAAATTTGGTTCTGACCTTGATGCTAGTGTTCAGTTATCCTTAAACAAGGGAAAATATCTTGTTGAACTATTAAAACAAAGACAGCATTTGCCTATGCCAATAGAAGAGCAAGTAGTGCTGATGTACATTTTTTCTAATTTATATGACCAATTGAGTAAGATACAAATAAGCGATATCCATAAATTTAAATATGACCTTATTAGTTATTTTCATACTACGCATCCTGGAGTTTTAAAAAAGTTGTCAAATAGCATGAGTGATGGTATAAAAGATGATATTTTCAACATTGTGAGTAGTTTTATTACTCAATTTATTTGCGTTTAG
- the greA gene encoding transcription elongation factor GreA, which translates to MASSIINKCPITKEGFEHMQAELEKLKEEKPSVIQAISDARDQGDLSENAEYHAARERLGFIEGRIMELESKLSHAEVIEVKDLSGDSVMFGATVTLSMLNDDDSEVEYLYKIVGEYEADVSKQLISTSSPLGSALIGKKVGEYVEVVVPSGEKLYKIVKIEFK; encoded by the coding sequence ATGGCTTCTTCCATTATTAACAAGTGTCCTATTACAAAAGAAGGTTTTGAACATATGCAAGCTGAGCTTGAAAAATTAAAAGAGGAAAAACCTTCTGTTATACAGGCTATTTCTGATGCACGTGATCAAGGTGATTTATCTGAAAATGCAGAATATCATGCTGCACGGGAAAGGTTAGGCTTTATTGAAGGTCGTATAATGGAGTTAGAAAGCAAGCTTTCACATGCAGAGGTAATAGAAGTGAAAGATTTGTCTGGTGATTCAGTAATGTTTGGTGCAACTGTGACGTTAAGCATGCTCAATGATGATGACAGTGAAGTAGAATATCTTTATAAAATTGTAGGTGAATATGAAGCTGATGTTTCAAAACAGTTGATATCTACTAGTTCGCCTTTGGGCAGTGCTTTAATTGGCAAAAAAGTTGGTGAATATGTAGAAGTGGTAGTGCCAAGTGGAGAGAAGTTATATAAAATAGTTAAGATTGAGTTTAAGTAA
- the ribB gene encoding 3,4-dihydroxy-2-butanone-4-phosphate synthase, protein MVQATYLSMNLPSISSIEDVLEDARSGKLFILVDDENRENEGDLLVLAEKLKPEHVAFMVRHGTGIVFLAMTRLHMSRLDLEFMKRSNVDEKLTPHTAFTTSIDARYGITTGVSACDRTHTILTAIDEKSTKDDIITPGHVFPIIANDGGVLVRNGHTEASVEIAKLVGFNHAAVGCELVNDDGSMMRLPELLKFAEQHNIKLTTIDKLINYVKKLN, encoded by the coding sequence ATGGTACAGGCCACCTATTTATCAATGAACCTACCCAGTATTTCTTCTATAGAAGATGTGTTAGAGGATGCTCGCTCTGGTAAGTTATTTATTTTAGTTGATGACGAAAATAGAGAAAATGAAGGTGACCTGCTTGTATTAGCTGAAAAACTAAAGCCAGAACATGTGGCTTTTATGGTTAGGCATGGTACTGGCATTGTATTTTTAGCTATGACAAGGCTTCATATGAGTAGGCTAGATCTTGAGTTCATGAAGAGGAGCAATGTAGATGAAAAGCTTACTCCTCATACTGCATTCACTACGTCAATTGATGCACGTTATGGTATTACAACAGGTGTTTCTGCTTGTGATAGAACACATACAATACTTACTGCTATTGATGAAAAGAGTACTAAAGATGACATTATTACTCCTGGTCATGTTTTTCCTATTATTGCAAATGATGGTGGAGTTTTAGTACGTAATGGTCATACTGAGGCAAGTGTTGAAATAGCAAAGTTAGTTGGCTTTAATCACGCAGCTGTAGGGTGTGAGCTAGTAAATGATGATGGCTCTATGATGCGCTTACCTGAGTTGCTTAAATTTGCTGAACAACACAATATTAAGTTAACTACAATCGACAAACTTATCAACTACGTTAAAAAATTAAACTAG
- a CDS encoding M48 family metalloprotease produces MFKVAKFFILLFFFTYCNNAYSINIIRDSEVEAMVKELAQPLFSAAGIDGNQIKVFIINDKSINAFVIDNNSIFIHLGLLQYSAEPYVLLGILAHEIAHISAGHILQMSGAMGYFQSIAMISYMVGLVSTIIIDPQIASAILLSGITLSSRLFFNYSQEQESVADSYALKYLDESGYDNSGMKEVFDYFKSIEHENTEGYFRTHPLSDKRIFAVQNYKVKNSVRPILADKLLRFKRMVAKLDSFFSPIHVVSNKYEGNSEYVNAVIHYRQGEIEKAIAGVNLLIQESNNDPYLYELKAEILYKAGNLSEAIKMYEESLRYLSEKNSYLVKLALSHTLLLHGDIKKAIFYLEQIVSVEPNNAFVWKYLSVAYKRNADTAMHYFALTKKACIEGNAKQFMKYAELAIKNLPKGSPYLLQIEDMKQLNQFLSTFKIYK; encoded by the coding sequence ATGTTTAAGGTTGCTAAGTTTTTTATCTTATTATTCTTTTTTACATATTGTAATAACGCTTACTCTATTAATATCATTAGAGATAGTGAGGTAGAGGCGATGGTGAAAGAGTTAGCGCAACCCTTGTTTTCTGCTGCAGGTATTGATGGCAACCAAATAAAAGTTTTCATAATCAATGATAAGTCGATTAATGCTTTTGTAATTGATAACAATAGTATTTTTATTCATCTAGGGCTTTTACAATATTCAGCTGAACCTTACGTTCTGCTTGGTATATTAGCACATGAGATTGCTCATATATCTGCCGGTCATATATTGCAGATGAGTGGTGCTATGGGCTATTTTCAATCAATAGCAATGATTAGTTATATGGTAGGATTGGTTTCTACTATTATCATTGATCCTCAGATTGCTAGTGCAATTTTGTTGAGTGGTATAACACTCAGTTCAAGGCTGTTTTTTAACTATTCTCAAGAGCAAGAAAGTGTAGCGGACAGCTATGCTTTGAAATATCTTGATGAATCTGGCTATGATAATTCAGGTATGAAAGAAGTTTTTGATTACTTTAAAAGTATTGAGCATGAAAATACTGAAGGGTATTTCCGTACTCATCCACTTAGTGATAAGCGCATATTTGCTGTACAGAATTACAAGGTTAAAAACAGTGTAAGGCCAATTCTTGCAGATAAATTGCTAAGGTTTAAACGTATGGTTGCAAAACTGGATTCTTTCTTTTCTCCTATCCATGTGGTGTCTAATAAATATGAAGGTAATTCTGAGTACGTAAATGCTGTAATTCACTATAGGCAAGGGGAGATAGAAAAGGCTATTGCTGGAGTTAATTTGTTGATTCAAGAGTCAAATAATGATCCATACCTATATGAATTAAAAGCAGAAATACTGTACAAAGCTGGGAATTTGAGTGAAGCGATAAAAATGTATGAAGAGTCACTTAGGTATCTATCTGAAAAGAACAGTTATTTGGTGAAACTTGCATTATCCCATACTTTATTATTGCATGGTGATATAAAGAAGGCAATTTTTTATCTTGAGCAGATTGTGAGTGTAGAACCAAATAATGCCTTTGTCTGGAAATACTTAAGCGTTGCATATAAACGCAATGCTGATACAGCAATGCATTATTTTGCTTTAACGAAAAAGGCTTGTATTGAAGGTAATGCAAAACAATTTATGAAATATGCTGAATTAGCTATTAAAAATTTACCAAAAGGCAGCCCTTACCTGTTGCAAATTGAAGATATGAAACAACTGAACCAGTTCCTTTCCACTTTTAAAATCTACAAGTAG
- a CDS encoding Rpn family recombination-promoting nuclease/putative transposase → MVLSKFLDPKNNYAFRRIFGTENNKDILIHFLNDVLNLTGEAKIKDVQFLSPIQNPDIAAKKESIVDVLCRDSAGVQFICEMQVARTTGFEKRAQYYAAGAYFSQAGIGDKYHQLKEVIFIAITDFVLFPKKLAYKSDHVTLDKITHEHDLKDFSFTFIELPKFPKTKEDQLENIVEKWIYFFKYASETSEEDLKKIVGSDEIIGRAYNELIEYNWTREERAIYQQAKKNEDDNVSCLNQKFNEGREEGILIGQERGIKIGEEMGIQIGQERGRHEGILIGQERGIKIGEEVGKIEGKAEGEQQAKIAVAKNSLKAGMSIDVIAQITGLSHNEIKQLQEETA, encoded by the coding sequence ATGGTTTTATCAAAGTTTCTAGATCCAAAAAACAATTATGCATTTAGACGCATCTTTGGTACTGAAAACAATAAAGATATCCTCATTCATTTTCTCAATGATGTTCTCAACCTCACTGGTGAAGCTAAAATAAAGGATGTGCAGTTTCTAAGTCCCATTCAAAACCCTGACATTGCTGCTAAAAAGGAGAGTATTGTCGATGTACTCTGTAGAGATTCTGCAGGTGTACAATTTATCTGCGAGATGCAGGTTGCTAGAACAACTGGCTTTGAAAAACGTGCACAATACTATGCTGCTGGCGCTTATTTTAGCCAAGCCGGAATAGGTGACAAATATCATCAACTTAAAGAAGTTATCTTCATTGCCATCACTGATTTTGTTCTATTTCCTAAGAAGTTAGCCTACAAATCCGATCATGTTACTCTTGACAAGATTACTCACGAACATGACCTGAAGGATTTTAGTTTTACTTTCATAGAACTACCGAAATTTCCAAAAACAAAAGAGGATCAATTAGAAAATATAGTCGAAAAATGGATATATTTCTTTAAGTATGCAAGTGAAACTAGTGAAGAGGATCTAAAAAAAATAGTAGGAAGTGACGAGATTATTGGCAGGGCTTACAATGAGTTGATAGAGTATAATTGGACTAGGGAAGAACGGGCTATATATCAACAAGCTAAGAAAAATGAGGATGATAATGTATCTTGCCTCAACCAGAAATTTAATGAAGGTAGAGAAGAAGGCATCCTTATCGGACAAGAACGCGGCATCAAAATTGGTGAGGAGATGGGTATTCAGATCGGACAAGAACGTGGCAGACATGAAGGCATTCTTATCGGACAAGAACGCGGCATAAAAATTGGTGAGGAGGTGGGAAAAATTGAAGGTAAAGCAGAGGGCGAACAACAAGCTAAAATTGCAGTCGCAAAGAATTCTCTTAAGGCTGGCATGTCTATTGATGTTATTGCTCAAATTACCGGACTTTCACACAACGAAATAAAACAACTTCAGGAAGAAACAGCCTAA